A genomic segment from Nicotiana tabacum cultivar K326 chromosome 7, ASM71507v2, whole genome shotgun sequence encodes:
- the LOC142162137 gene encoding uncharacterized protein LOC142162137: protein MATPPNDEKGQSTYRPPRFNGQYYGWWKTRMHDFIMAKDSEIWDVISDGPFIPTKNLGDPLVAIPKTWKEFNDADRKAIKKNFRAEKILVCGIGPDEYNRRSACQSAKEILETLQTAHEGTTQVKQSKIDMLTIEYELFRMLHNESVQEMHTQFTSIINEIHSLDETIPRNKLVRKILSVLPSSWGRQVNAITKAKDLQELNFDELVSNLTTYEMKKKKDSEIREPKKEKNLVLKIENYESSGEDGDMAYLTRIFQKMVHKNGGIPKKGKPGHFIKDCPLLKQDQYKIHSNKAAKRNLVLDIRFNRKNVADNVVRQALAIWGDLSIESAEDDEPGNSSMMAVESESTEYDSSFALMAQSDDEDDDDDEKLMSLENVLIDAYHSLVNDRYVLTVELGEAEQSRDDLVIIAVDLRESIENPNKERNVLKKRIENVEQERDDLLVVVMDLKLGNPQWKGIVKGSSLQWYMDSGCSKYMIASTNDFLSLKALQGGNVSFGNDKKG from the exons ATGGCTACTCCTCCAAACGACGAAAAAGGCCAGTCTACGTACAGACCACCTAGGTTCAATGGACAGTATTATGGATGGTGGAAAACTAGAATGCATGACTTTATCATGGCTAAAGATTCTGAGATATGGGATGTCATAAGTGATGGACCATTTATTCCTACCAAAAACCTTGGCGACCCACTAGTAGCCATTCCCAAGACATGGAAAGAATTCAATGATGCTGATAGAAAGGCCATAAAGAAGAACTTTCGTGCTGAGAAAATTCTGGTATGTGGTATTGGACCGGATGAATATAATAGGAGATCAGCATGTCAGTCAGCCAAAGAAATTTTGGAAACCCTACAGACAGCTCATGAAGGAACAACACAGGTCAAGCAATCCAAAATCGACATGCTCACAATTGAATACGAGCTCTTCAGGATGCTACACAATGAATCTGTCCAAGAAATGCATACCCAGTTCACCTCCATCATCAATGAGATTCACTCCCTTGATGAAACTATTCCAAGAAACAAGCTGGTTAGAAAGATCCTAAGCGTGCTACCCAGTTCTTGGGGAAGACAAGTGAATGCCATTACAAAGGCAAAGGACTTGCAGGAGCTAAATTTTGATGAACTTGTTAGCAATCTAACAACATATgagatgaaaaagaagaaagacaGTGAAATAAGAGAGCCcaagaaggagaagaacctggtcctcaaaATAGAAAACTATGAGTCAAGTGGTGAAGATGGTGATATGGCATACCTAACAAGAATATTCCAGAAAATGGTTCACAAgaatggaggcattccaaaaaaAGGGAA GCCAGGACATTTCATCAAGGACTGCCCTCTCCTAAAGCAGGATCAGTACAAGATCCACTCAAACAAAGCAGCCAAAAGGAACCTGGTTCTTGACATACGCTTCAATAGAAAAAATGTCGCTGACAATGTTGTGAGACAAGCTCTTGCTATATGGGGAGATTTATCAATCGAATCTGCAGAAGATGATGAACCAGGAAATAGCTCTATGATGGCAGTAGAAAGTGAATCAACCGAGTACGATTCAAGTTTTGCTTTGATGGCCCAGTCTGATGATgaagatgacgatgatgatgag AAACTCATGTCTTTGGAAAATGTGCTAATCGATGCTTATCATAGTCTTGTAAATGACAGATATGTCTTAACAGTTGAATTAGGAGAAGCAGAACAGTCAAGAGATGACCTAGTAATAATTGCAGTCGATCTGAGAGAGTCAATTGAGAACCCGAATAAAGAAAGAAATGTCTTAAAGAAAAGGATTGAAAATGTAGAACAAGAAAGAGATGATCTTCTAGTGGTAGTAATGGACTTGAAGTTGGGAAACCCACAATGGAAA GGAATAGTGAAAGGAAGTAGCCtacaatggtacatggatagtggctgctcaaagtaTATGATTGCAAGtacaaatgatttcctttcactaAAGGCCCTGCAAGGAGGAAATGTATCCTTTGGGAATGACAAGAAGGGATAg